In one window of Armatimonadota bacterium DNA:
- a CDS encoding phosphatidate cytidylyltransferase — protein MFRQRALTAAIGLPLLYGLLLLDGFEWAFGLPLLAVAVAVSVFGADEFRRMLRNRGLHPPDDMGKMMGALPPLFLYFYHYDYNDTVLLILTLIIVVDVLMLALALISDISRRMSARSKQTARQQPAQQDRRGPKEQGPPPPGGTLGALRDFCAIALGSLYVGGLMSYLLFLRRVDDAIAPPWAVWPVALLIAAVWLADTAAFAAGKLLDGPKLWPRVSPGKTIAGTIGGIAACAVVFLGAAAAGVFGGQFSIGLGRAVCLGGLIGAAGLGGDLAESAIKRWAGVKDSGTIVPGHGGVLDRFDSLLWAAPVFFYVLAALRGAL, from the coding sequence ATGTTCCGTCAACGCGCCCTTACCGCAGCCATAGGGCTGCCTCTGCTTTATGGCCTTCTGTTGCTCGACGGCTTCGAGTGGGCCTTCGGCCTGCCACTACTCGCGGTCGCCGTAGCGGTGTCTGTGTTCGGCGCGGATGAGTTCCGGCGCATGCTGCGCAATCGCGGTCTGCATCCGCCCGACGACATGGGCAAGATGATGGGCGCGCTGCCGCCTCTCTTCCTGTACTTCTATCACTACGACTACAATGACACGGTGCTGCTCATCCTCACGTTGATCATCGTAGTCGATGTGCTCATGCTCGCCCTCGCCCTCATCAGCGATATCAGCCGCCGCATGTCCGCGCGCTCCAAGCAAACAGCCCGGCAGCAACCCGCGCAGCAAGATCGCAGGGGCCCAAAGGAACAAGGACCACCACCGCCAGGCGGGACCCTCGGAGCCTTGCGTGACTTCTGCGCTATCGCGCTCGGGTCGCTGTACGTCGGCGGCCTGATGTCATATCTGTTGTTCCTCCGTCGCGTGGATGACGCCATCGCGCCGCCGTGGGCAGTCTGGCCGGTCGCCCTGCTCATTGCCGCCGTGTGGCTCGCCGATACCGCAGCGTTCGCCGCCGGCAAGCTTCTCGACGGCCCGAAGCTGTGGCCGCGGGTCAGCCCTGGCAAGACCATCGCGGGCACGATCGGCGGCATCGCCGCGTGCGCCGTCGTTTTCCTTGGTGCCGCCGCTGCCGGCGTTTTCGGCGGTCAGTTCTCGATCGGTCTCGGCCGGGCTGTGTGCCTGGGCGGGCTGATAGGCGCCGCCGGCCTGGGCGGCGACCTCGCCGAGTCCGCCATCAAGCGGTGGGCTGGGGTCAAGGATTCCGGCACCATCGTGCCCGGCCACGGCGGAGTCCTCGACCGGTTCGACAGCCTGCTGTGGGCCGCACCCGTGTTCTTCTACGTCCTCGCAGCGCTTCGTGGAGCACTGTAG
- the ispG gene encoding flavodoxin-dependent (E)-4-hydroxy-3-methylbut-2-enyl-diphosphate synthase, translated as MRSARRVEVGSVPMGGGAPVSLQSMTKTDTRDVEATLAQIRELEQAGCDLVRVAIPDEEAARAFARIRHGTQVPLIADIHFDHRLALIALESGVDKLRLNPGNIRKPEQVRAVVRVAHERRVPIRVGANLGSLPPDVRAKHRNALHEPQGAAQALFEAAMQHVRILEDLGFGHIVLSLKAFDVPTAIGAYRLAARETDYPLHLGVTEAGPPPAGTVRSAVGIGALLAEGIGDTIRVSLSAPPLEEVRVGREILRVLALRPGGVTIVSCPTCSRCGMDVQAAAHEVERSLRSLDDRLRREARELRVAVMGCAVNGPGEARDADVGIAADSRGAVLFSRGEVVGRLDPDQAVATLVAEAERLAGEPVQP; from the coding sequence ATGCGTTCGGCGCGCCGGGTAGAGGTGGGCAGCGTTCCTATGGGCGGCGGCGCCCCCGTGTCGCTCCAGTCCATGACGAAGACCGACACCCGCGACGTCGAAGCGACGCTGGCGCAGATCCGCGAACTGGAGCAGGCGGGCTGCGACCTCGTGCGCGTAGCCATACCGGACGAGGAAGCCGCGCGCGCCTTCGCACGCATCAGGCACGGGACGCAAGTCCCGCTCATCGCCGACATCCACTTCGACCACCGCCTGGCGCTCATCGCCCTCGAAAGCGGAGTGGACAAGCTGCGGCTGAACCCCGGCAATATCCGCAAGCCGGAGCAGGTCCGCGCCGTCGTTCGGGTCGCGCACGAGCGGCGCGTCCCGATCCGCGTCGGCGCCAATCTCGGCTCGCTGCCGCCTGACGTGCGCGCCAAGCACCGGAACGCGCTCCACGAACCACAGGGAGCTGCGCAGGCGCTGTTCGAAGCCGCGATGCAGCACGTACGCATCCTCGAGGATCTGGGCTTCGGCCACATTGTCCTCTCGCTGAAAGCGTTCGACGTGCCGACTGCCATCGGGGCCTACCGTCTGGCAGCGCGGGAAACAGATTACCCGCTCCACCTCGGCGTCACCGAAGCGGGGCCGCCCCCGGCAGGCACGGTGCGCTCGGCGGTGGGCATTGGCGCGCTGCTCGCTGAGGGAATCGGGGACACGATTCGCGTTTCACTGTCGGCGCCTCCGTTGGAGGAGGTCCGAGTCGGCCGCGAGATTCTGCGCGTGCTGGCGCTGCGGCCGGGCGGCGTGACGATTGTGAGCTGTCCGACATGCTCGCGCTGTGGCATGGATGTACAGGCGGCCGCGCATGAAGTGGAGCGGAGTCTGCGCTCCCTGGACGACCGTCTGCGCCGAGAAGCCCGAGAGCTGCGCGTGGCGGTCATGGGATGCGCCGTCAATGGCCCCGGCGAAGCGCGCGATGCCGATGTGGGGATTGCCGCGGATTCCCGCGGGGCCGTGCTGTTCAGCCGCGGTGAAGTCGTCGGCCGTCTTGATCCGGATCAGGCCGTGGCCACGCTCGTCGCGGAGGCTGAGCGTCTAGCTGGCGAACCCGTCCAGCCCTGA
- the ggt gene encoding gamma-glutamyltransferase, translated as MFQAMRTAAMICAVAIGGSVMTTQGYGYDRPAGSVHGSRSPVVALNGIVATSQPLAAQVGLDILKAGGNAIDAAVAVDATLGVVEPSNCGIGGDLFAIIWDAKTQKLYGLNASGRSPYAMNADVLKERGLDAIPAHGALGWSVPGCVDGWDQLLRRFGTKSLGELLAPAIRYAEAGFPVSEIISGDWVEDEAMIRERASMAATYLVDGHAPRMGEVFSNPALAATYRLLADGGRDAFYRGEIARRIVAYSEKMGGLFTMRDFEDHASTWVDPASTTYRGYTVWEIPPNGQGIAVLEMLNILEGFDVASLGHNSAEYLHLLIEAKKLAFADRARYYADPEMAEVPIAQLVGKEYGERQRARIDPNRAALVVPPGDPYVVASGDTVYLTVVDKDRNCVSLIQSIFWGWGSAEVPDNMGFALQNRGMSFSMDPEHPNFVQPHKRPFHTIIPAFVTKDGKPFFSFGVMGGDMQPQGHMQVLCNLIDHGMNVQEAGDAARFRHSGSAQPTGGDMTTGGQVTVESGVPAAVCEALKEKGHNVSVKAGGYGGYQGILVDPETGVLHGATEARKDGCAVGY; from the coding sequence ATGTTCCAAGCGATGAGAACCGCCGCAATGATCTGTGCAGTCGCGATCGGAGGAAGCGTGATGACGACGCAAGGGTACGGCTATGACCGGCCGGCAGGCAGCGTGCACGGCAGCCGGTCGCCGGTGGTGGCGCTCAACGGCATTGTCGCCACAAGCCAGCCATTGGCGGCACAGGTCGGGCTGGACATCCTGAAGGCCGGTGGCAACGCAATTGATGCCGCCGTCGCCGTTGACGCGACGCTGGGCGTCGTGGAGCCATCCAACTGCGGCATCGGCGGCGATCTGTTCGCAATCATTTGGGACGCAAAGACACAGAAGCTCTACGGGCTGAATGCCTCTGGTCGGTCGCCCTACGCGATGAACGCCGATGTGCTCAAGGAGCGCGGCCTGGATGCCATCCCCGCGCATGGGGCGCTCGGCTGGTCGGTGCCCGGATGCGTGGACGGGTGGGATCAACTGCTTAGACGCTTCGGCACGAAGAGCCTGGGCGAGCTACTCGCGCCGGCGATCCGTTACGCCGAGGCAGGATTCCCCGTCAGCGAGATCATCTCCGGCGACTGGGTGGAGGACGAGGCGATGATCCGCGAGCGGGCGAGCATGGCTGCGACATATCTGGTGGACGGACATGCGCCGCGAATGGGGGAGGTGTTCAGCAATCCGGCGCTTGCCGCGACCTATCGGTTGCTCGCCGACGGCGGCCGCGACGCGTTCTATCGCGGCGAGATCGCGCGGCGCATCGTCGCATACTCCGAGAAGATGGGCGGGCTCTTCACCATGCGCGATTTCGAGGATCACGCCTCGACGTGGGTTGACCCGGCAAGCACGACGTATCGCGGGTACACCGTCTGGGAGATCCCGCCAAACGGCCAGGGGATTGCGGTGCTGGAAATGCTCAATATCCTCGAGGGCTTTGACGTCGCGTCTCTGGGGCACAACTCCGCGGAGTACCTGCACTTGCTCATCGAGGCGAAGAAACTGGCGTTTGCGGACCGGGCGCGATACTACGCCGATCCCGAGATGGCGGAGGTCCCGATCGCCCAGCTCGTCGGCAAGGAATATGGCGAGCGGCAAAGAGCGCGCATTGATCCGAATCGCGCCGCGCTCGTCGTGCCGCCGGGGGACCCGTATGTCGTGGCTTCGGGGGACACCGTGTACCTGACGGTGGTGGACAAGGATCGCAACTGCGTGTCCCTGATCCAGAGCATCTTCTGGGGCTGGGGCTCGGCGGAGGTGCCGGACAACATGGGCTTCGCGCTCCAGAATCGCGGCATGTCCTTCTCCATGGATCCCGAGCACCCGAATTTCGTGCAGCCGCATAAGCGGCCGTTCCACACCATCATCCCCGCCTTCGTGACCAAGGACGGCAAACCGTTCTTCTCCTTCGGCGTCATGGGCGGCGATATGCAGCCGCAGGGGCACATGCAGGTCTTGTGCAACCTCATAGACCACGGCATGAACGTACAGGAGGCGGGCGACGCCGCGCGCTTTCGCCATTCGGGTTCGGCACAGCCCACCGGAGGCGACATGACCACGGGTGGCCAGGTCACCGTCGAATCCGGAGTGCCGGCCGCGGTGTGCGAGGCGCTGAAGGAAAAGGGGCACAACGTCAGTGTCAAAGCGGGCGGCTACGGGGGCTATCAGGGGATACTGGTTGATCCCGAGACGGGCGTATTGCACGGCGCCACCGAGGCGCGCAAGGACGGCTGCGCCGTCGGGTACTGA
- the lexA gene encoding transcriptional repressor LexA, which yields MEKLTERQKGILRAIHEIYQETGAPPTVRELGQRVGLSSSCTVQRHLDALERKGYIRRNRTKARSAEIIRSPDPTMLRRPSVNVPLVGQVAAGRPILAEENIEEVYAFPADLVSGQDTFMLRVKGDSMKEDGLFDGDLAVVEKQSSADNGDVVVALLDDEATVKRFYRENGRIRLQPSNSTMEPLFVEPDRVAVIGKVILGLRRF from the coding sequence ATGGAGAAGCTGACAGAACGCCAGAAAGGCATACTGCGCGCGATCCACGAGATATACCAGGAAACCGGGGCCCCGCCGACGGTACGCGAGCTGGGCCAACGCGTCGGCCTCAGCTCGAGCTGCACCGTCCAGCGGCACCTGGACGCCCTGGAGCGGAAAGGCTACATCCGCCGCAACCGCACCAAGGCGCGATCCGCCGAGATCATCCGCAGCCCGGATCCTACGATGCTCCGGCGACCCAGCGTCAACGTCCCGCTCGTGGGCCAGGTGGCAGCCGGCCGGCCCATCCTCGCGGAGGAGAATATCGAGGAGGTCTATGCCTTCCCGGCTGACCTGGTCAGCGGGCAGGATACGTTCATGCTTCGCGTCAAAGGCGACAGCATGAAGGAGGACGGGCTATTCGACGGCGACCTGGCGGTCGTGGAGAAGCAGTCATCGGCGGACAACGGCGATGTCGTGGTTGCTCTGCTCGACGACGAGGCGACCGTCAAGCGGTTCTATCGGGAAAATGGACGCATCCGCCTGCAGCCCTCCAACTCGACGATGGAGCCGCTTTTCGTCGAACCCGACCGCGTCGCCGTCATCGGCAAGGTGATCCTCGGCCTGCGCCGGTTCTGA
- a CDS encoding GntP family permease: MLGMIGVLAALAILIYLALRGVSILIISVACAAVVALANGLSLDDALMGSYAQGLAGFVQAFFLLFLFGAIFGKIMGDSGAATSVAYVLSRKLGAGNALLISVLACAILSYGGVNVFILVFTVYPLGLALIKHANLPKRLLAGAFALGAGTFTMTALPGTPAIQNIIPSQALGTPATAAPAVGIVAAIVMFFLGYSYLRWQGRKAARTGDGFVPGPADEVASLDLDPRDMPHWLVSLVPLAVVVGIIVTASLLPLKPPLAWVNVGLAAGCVVGVVVFWRRLKAPNATLAQGAANSAVPLINTSAVIGFGAVVAAVPAFTMFGDFVMGVKLPPLVSAAFSVNVIAGLVGSASGGLRIFMETLGPDYVRLGVDPALLHRISSIASGGLDSLPHSGAVITTLAVMGMTHRDAYKEIFVVTVLVPLAALGVALLVALAL; this comes from the coding sequence ATGCTCGGCATGATAGGTGTGCTAGCGGCTCTGGCGATTCTCATCTACCTTGCTCTACGCGGCGTGAGCATTCTCATCATCTCCGTGGCGTGTGCGGCCGTGGTAGCGCTGGCCAACGGCCTGTCGCTTGACGACGCGCTCATGGGTTCGTACGCGCAGGGCCTGGCCGGCTTCGTGCAAGCGTTCTTCCTGCTGTTCCTGTTTGGAGCGATCTTCGGTAAGATCATGGGCGACAGCGGCGCGGCGACGTCAGTGGCGTACGTGCTGTCGCGCAAGCTCGGGGCAGGCAACGCGCTCCTTATCAGCGTTCTCGCGTGCGCCATCCTGAGCTACGGTGGGGTGAACGTCTTCATCCTCGTGTTCACGGTGTATCCGCTCGGGCTGGCATTGATCAAGCACGCGAACCTTCCCAAGCGTCTGCTCGCGGGGGCCTTCGCCTTGGGCGCGGGTACGTTTACCATGACGGCTCTGCCGGGAACTCCCGCGATCCAGAACATCATCCCATCGCAAGCCCTCGGAACCCCCGCTACCGCTGCTCCCGCAGTCGGCATTGTGGCGGCAATCGTCATGTTCTTTCTGGGATACTCGTACCTCAGGTGGCAAGGGCGCAAGGCCGCGCGGACGGGGGACGGCTTCGTTCCGGGACCGGCTGACGAGGTCGCCAGCCTCGACCTGGATCCGCGGGACATGCCGCATTGGCTCGTGTCACTCGTGCCGCTCGCGGTGGTTGTCGGCATTATCGTGACCGCCTCGCTGCTGCCCCTCAAGCCGCCGCTGGCATGGGTGAACGTCGGCCTTGCGGCGGGTTGCGTCGTCGGGGTAGTGGTATTCTGGCGCCGCCTCAAAGCGCCCAACGCGACGCTCGCCCAGGGGGCGGCGAATTCCGCCGTGCCGCTCATCAATACCAGCGCGGTGATCGGGTTCGGAGCGGTAGTCGCCGCAGTGCCTGCGTTCACTATGTTCGGCGATTTCGTGATGGGGGTTAAGCTTCCTCCGCTCGTTTCCGCCGCGTTCTCGGTCAACGTCATCGCAGGGCTCGTCGGCTCGGCTTCAGGGGGCCTGCGGATCTTCATGGAGACGCTCGGACCGGATTACGTACGGCTCGGAGTCGATCCGGCACTGCTCCATCGAATCTCATCCATCGCCTCGGGCGGCCTCGACTCGCTGCCACACTCCGGCGCCGTCATCACGACGCTCGCCGTCATGGGCATGACACACCGGGATGCGTACAAGGAGATCTTCGTGGTGACGGTGCTGGTGCCGCTCGCCGCGCTGGGGGTCGCGCTTCTGGTCGCCCTCGCTCTGTAG
- a CDS encoding 1-deoxy-D-xylulose-5-phosphate reductoisomerase: MTATAISILGSTGSIGRQTLEVVAASSDRFRVVALAAARNVEALAEQARRFKPALAAVLDESRAEELADRLHGTGVRVAAGEEGLREVATLPDAAVVVGAVSGIAGLGPVLAAIDAGKRLALANKEPLVAAGSIVMSQVRRSGAEIIPVDSEHSALFQCLLGHRREDIRRLFLTASGGALRDLSLQELEAVTPGQALAHPTWQMGPKVTVDSATLMNKGLEVIEAHWLFEVAVERIEVVLHHQSIIHSLVEFADGDTLAQLSRPDMRLPIQYALGYPERVPARWGALEIAELDGLTFGRVDMERYPCLRLAYEAARRGGTAPAAMNAADEVAVEAFLAGRIGYLDIARLIERVLDRHAPGPADVLQQVVAADSEARKLAQAIRDELASR, encoded by the coding sequence ATGACCGCCACCGCAATCTCGATTCTTGGTTCGACCGGCTCGATCGGGCGGCAGACACTGGAGGTCGTCGCGGCGTCTTCCGACCGCTTCCGCGTCGTCGCACTGGCAGCCGCGCGTAATGTGGAGGCACTGGCGGAACAAGCGCGCCGGTTCAAACCCGCTCTCGCGGCGGTGCTTGACGAGTCGCGCGCCGAGGAACTGGCTGACCGGCTGCACGGCACCGGCGTCCGCGTTGCGGCAGGCGAAGAGGGCCTGCGTGAGGTAGCGACGCTCCCTGATGCCGCTGTGGTCGTCGGCGCCGTTTCGGGCATCGCCGGCCTCGGCCCGGTGCTGGCGGCGATTGACGCGGGGAAACGTCTCGCCCTCGCCAATAAGGAACCCCTCGTCGCCGCCGGCAGCATCGTCATGTCACAGGTGCGGCGCTCCGGCGCCGAGATCATCCCGGTTGACAGCGAGCACAGCGCGCTCTTTCAGTGCCTGCTGGGCCACCGTCGCGAAGACATCAGGCGGCTCTTTCTCACTGCCTCCGGCGGCGCGCTCCGCGACCTGTCGCTGCAGGAACTCGAGGCCGTGACGCCCGGGCAAGCCCTGGCCCACCCGACGTGGCAGATGGGTCCTAAAGTGACGGTGGATTCCGCGACCCTGATGAACAAGGGGCTTGAGGTCATTGAGGCCCATTGGCTGTTCGAGGTCGCGGTGGAGCGCATCGAGGTCGTGCTGCATCACCAGAGCATCATCCACTCGCTCGTCGAGTTCGCGGACGGCGACACTCTCGCCCAACTCAGCCGGCCCGATATGCGCCTGCCGATTCAGTACGCGCTCGGCTACCCGGAGCGCGTTCCCGCACGGTGGGGCGCGTTGGAGATCGCCGAACTCGACGGCCTGACTTTCGGCCGAGTGGACATGGAACGCTATCCGTGCCTGCGGCTCGCCTATGAGGCCGCGCGACGCGGCGGCACGGCCCCTGCTGCCATGAACGCCGCCGACGAGGTAGCGGTCGAAGCGTTCCTCGCGGGGAGGATCGGCTACCTCGACATCGCACGGTTGATCGAACGGGTCCTTGATCGCCATGCGCCCGGGCCGGCTGATGTCCTGCAACAGGTCGTCGCAGCCGACAGTGAGGCGCGGAAGCTGGCCCAGGCCATTCGCGACGAGTTGGCGAGCCGCTGA
- a CDS encoding PD40 domain-containing protein: MPYVFGTMLLLAAAAHHAGCAWDTPSWSPDGSRIAFATSRSAEVEELDGTLGQLRYIYDDAVYVARLGEEESEPVRVADGRAPLWSPNGEVIAFLRSSEQDGQQGKELWLADARGNGDVRRVEFESDVAWLSSWSPDGSRILAAMSGDVTFPGVAGTYQGYRASVVAVGNASVSPIGLGVLSFQGGAWSPDGKQLALAGWQKDEQSREVHALVVVPVAGGEAKTIMRDVEDDAKYSLLMAPAWDSTGRWIAVLEMQRAVREVPGHSRPVDAAVGLNVILVSPDGAVRKTVHHMPLEFAKAFEYTAPAFSPDGKRLAYMMNGHFYAADVEAAIAEGTAPQEVPLYGKLPEGRILGMPAWYPTGSAIAITVLTPRAWETWAFQPDSGDARRVARVPRPE, from the coding sequence ATGCCGTATGTGTTTGGGACTATGCTCTTGCTCGCGGCGGCCGCGCACCACGCCGGCTGCGCCTGGGACACGCCGTCGTGGTCGCCGGACGGCAGTCGCATCGCGTTCGCCACGAGCCGCAGCGCCGAGGTTGAGGAACTCGATGGGACGCTCGGTCAGTTGCGATACATCTACGATGATGCCGTTTACGTGGCGCGGTTGGGCGAAGAGGAAAGCGAGCCGGTGCGCGTGGCGGACGGCCGAGCGCCATTGTGGTCGCCGAACGGAGAGGTCATTGCCTTCCTCCGCAGCTCGGAGCAGGATGGACAACAGGGGAAAGAGCTGTGGCTCGCCGATGCCCGGGGGAACGGCGATGTCCGACGAGTGGAGTTTGAGTCTGACGTCGCCTGGTTGTCCAGCTGGTCGCCCGACGGCTCGCGCATCCTCGCCGCCATGTCAGGGGATGTGACCTTCCCCGGCGTGGCAGGCACGTACCAGGGCTATCGCGCGTCGGTCGTGGCTGTGGGGAATGCATCCGTGAGCCCGATTGGTCTCGGAGTGCTCTCATTCCAAGGGGGCGCATGGAGTCCGGACGGCAAGCAGCTTGCCCTCGCCGGCTGGCAGAAGGACGAGCAGTCGCGCGAAGTGCACGCTCTGGTCGTGGTTCCTGTTGCTGGCGGCGAGGCCAAGACCATAATGCGCGACGTCGAGGACGATGCCAAGTACTCATTGCTCATGGCGCCCGCCTGGGATTCCACAGGCCGCTGGATCGCGGTCCTGGAAATGCAGCGCGCTGTACGCGAAGTGCCTGGGCACTCGCGGCCCGTGGACGCGGCGGTCGGGTTGAACGTGATCCTCGTGAGCCCGGACGGTGCAGTTCGTAAGACCGTCCACCATATGCCGCTCGAATTCGCCAAGGCGTTCGAATACACTGCCCCGGCGTTCTCGCCCGACGGCAAGCGGCTCGCTTACATGATGAACGGTCATTTCTACGCCGCGGATGTCGAGGCAGCGATTGCGGAGGGGACTGCGCCTCAGGAAGTGCCGCTGTACGGCAAGCTCCCGGAGGGTCGGATTCTGGGCATGCCGGCGTGGTACCCGACCGGCAGCGCGATCGCGATCACCGTGCTCACGCCTCGGGCGTGGGAGACCTGGGCGTTCCAGCCTGACAGCGGCGATGCCCGGCGCGTCGCGCGCGTCCCGCGGCCGGAGTGA
- a CDS encoding site-2 protease family protein, whose product MSIVLTVALFALIIVFHEFGHFVAAKLARIPVYEFALGWGRPVLLSFKWRGTQYSLRPIPVGGYVRIAGMEPEEDVPDGFDKKPVFSRLAVIASGSGMNFVLAIILFWVMGVVFGTVVGHTTEIRRVMPGTPAAAIGLQPRDVLIHAEPVALVEKMPEVMPVATPPKKMKLDDLREVISERPDMPIRLVTQRGDTYLAYRIVPRPEEEEGLEELPNGKTRIVTRTVGLIGVVFVPITEPKGFIESVADGFTEVYFTTKTMVMALAWMIIGKLPAAVGGPVRIADIMADALAVGWGPFLLWSALISVNIGVINLLPIPALDGARIVFILIGGVRRRPIDKRKEAIVHFVGFALLLLFLALVTFKDVIVLIEKRFG is encoded by the coding sequence ATGTCGATCGTACTCACCGTCGCTCTCTTTGCCCTTATCATCGTGTTTCACGAGTTCGGGCACTTCGTCGCGGCGAAGCTCGCCCGCATCCCGGTGTACGAGTTCGCTCTCGGCTGGGGGCGGCCGGTCCTGCTTTCATTCAAGTGGCGCGGGACACAGTACTCCTTGCGGCCCATTCCCGTCGGCGGCTACGTCCGCATCGCGGGCATGGAACCCGAGGAGGATGTCCCCGACGGGTTCGACAAGAAGCCCGTGTTCTCGCGGCTGGCGGTTATCGCCTCCGGATCGGGCATGAATTTCGTCCTCGCCATTATCCTGTTCTGGGTCATGGGAGTCGTCTTCGGTACGGTCGTCGGGCATACGACCGAGATCCGCCGCGTCATGCCTGGCACCCCAGCGGCCGCCATTGGGCTTCAGCCCCGCGACGTGCTGATTCACGCCGAGCCGGTCGCCCTTGTCGAGAAGATGCCGGAGGTCATGCCGGTTGCGACGCCGCCGAAGAAGATGAAGCTCGATGATCTGCGCGAGGTCATCAGCGAGCGCCCCGACATGCCCATCAGGCTCGTCACGCAGCGCGGCGACACGTACCTCGCATACCGCATCGTACCGCGTCCCGAGGAGGAAGAGGGCCTCGAAGAGCTGCCCAACGGCAAGACCCGCATCGTGACCCGCACGGTCGGACTGATTGGCGTCGTCTTCGTGCCGATCACGGAGCCGAAAGGCTTCATCGAATCGGTCGCCGACGGCTTCACCGAGGTGTATTTCACCACGAAGACGATGGTCATGGCTCTCGCGTGGATGATTATCGGCAAACTCCCGGCGGCTGTCGGAGGGCCCGTGCGCATCGCCGACATCATGGCGGACGCGCTCGCGGTGGGGTGGGGGCCGTTTCTGCTGTGGTCAGCGCTCATCAGCGTCAACATTGGAGTCATCAACCTGCTGCCGATACCCGCGCTCGACGGTGCCAGGATCGTCTTCATCCTCATCGGTGGCGTTCGGCGGCGGCCTATTGACAAGCGCAAGGAAGCGATCGTGCATTTCGTCGGCTTCGCGCTGCTCCTGCTCTTTCTGGCCTTGGTGACCTTCAAAGACGTCATCGTCCTCATCGAGAAGCGGTTCGGGTGA
- the glpK gene encoding glycerol kinase GlpK, which translates to MGLILAIDQGTTGTTAVVVGDDGAVRGTGYAPVVLSYPRPGWVEQDAEAIWDSVAAPVQSALDGARAKGPDLAGVGITNQRETVVLWERATGRPVLPAIVWQCRRTTDICRRLRAEGHEPRIAEKTGLVLDPYFSATKIQWALEAHPELRARSARGEIRAGTVDSWLIWKLSGGSAHVTDASNASRTMLLDIGKAEWDDQLLATFGVPHEILPQVVASSGVIAETADTDVLPAGIPIAGIAGDQQAALFGQGCFSRGLAKNTYGTGCFLLLNAGQSRPPGVPGILTTIAWLVRDQPTYAYEGSVFIAGALLQWLRDEMGIISDAAESDALARSVPDTAGTYIVPAFVGLGAPYWEPAARGTIVGLTRGTSRAHIARAALEAIAYEVRDLVEAMTAAPEMRLAELRADGGAAANDFLLQFQADITDVPVQRAATLEATSLGAAYLAGLGVGVWQSLEALSGLSRPARRFEPAMDAAQRGGLVAGWRRAVRTALAWAQAEPARGEAMSSPP; encoded by the coding sequence ATGGGCCTAATCCTCGCCATTGACCAGGGCACCACAGGGACGACCGCCGTCGTCGTGGGCGATGACGGCGCGGTGCGCGGCACCGGTTACGCGCCCGTGGTGCTGAGCTATCCTCGCCCAGGCTGGGTCGAGCAAGACGCGGAGGCGATATGGGATTCCGTCGCGGCCCCGGTGCAGAGCGCGCTCGACGGCGCCCGCGCGAAAGGCCCCGACCTCGCCGGCGTTGGAATCACAAACCAGCGCGAGACAGTCGTCCTTTGGGAGCGCGCAACCGGTCGCCCGGTCCTTCCCGCCATCGTGTGGCAGTGCCGCCGCACGACGGATATCTGCCGGCGTCTTCGGGCCGAAGGCCATGAGCCGCGCATCGCAGAGAAGACCGGCCTCGTTCTCGACCCATACTTCAGCGCCACGAAAATCCAGTGGGCGCTGGAGGCGCACCCGGAACTGCGGGCTCGATCTGCACGCGGAGAGATCCGCGCGGGCACGGTTGACTCGTGGCTGATCTGGAAGCTCTCCGGCGGATCGGCACACGTGACCGACGCGAGCAATGCCTCGCGCACGATGCTCCTCGACATCGGCAAGGCTGAGTGGGACGATCAACTTCTCGCGACGTTCGGCGTGCCGCACGAGATATTGCCCCAGGTCGTCGCGTCGAGCGGCGTCATTGCCGAGACGGCAGACACGGATGTGCTGCCGGCCGGCATTCCCATCGCCGGTATCGCGGGCGACCAGCAGGCGGCGCTGTTCGGCCAGGGGTGCTTCAGTCGTGGACTGGCCAAGAACACCTATGGTACGGGCTGCTTCCTGCTCTTGAACGCCGGCCAGTCGCGGCCACCCGGTGTGCCCGGGATCCTGACCACGATTGCGTGGCTCGTGCGCGACCAGCCGACCTATGCCTACGAAGGCAGCGTGTTCATCGCGGGGGCGCTGCTCCAGTGGCTGCGCGACGAGATGGGCATCATCTCCGACGCGGCGGAGAGCGATGCGCTGGCTCGTTCGGTTCCCGACACGGCCGGTACGTATATCGTCCCGGCGTTCGTCGGCCTGGGCGCGCCCTATTGGGAGCCGGCGGCGCGCGGCACCATAGTGGGCCTCACGCGAGGTACCTCGCGCGCGCACATCGCCCGCGCCGCGCTGGAGGCGATAGCTTACGAGGTGCGTGACCTCGTCGAAGCCATGACTGCCGCCCCGGAGATGCGCCTCGCCGAGCTACGCGCGGACGGCGGGGCGGCGGCAAACGACTTCCTGCTGCAATTCCAAGCCGATATCACGGATGTGCCCGTACAACGTGCGGCAACACTTGAGGCGACATCGCTCGGCGCAGCCTATCTGGCGGGCCTGGGCGTCGGTGTGTGGCAGTCGCTTGAGGCGCTGAGCGGCCTGTCGCGGCCAGCGCGCCGGTTCGAGCCGGCGATGGATGCGGCGCAGCGCGGAGGGCTGGTGGCCGGGTGGCGGCGCGCGGTGCGCACGGCGCTGGCATGGGCGCAAGCGGAGCCGGCCCGGGGGGAAGCGATGTCCTCACCGCCTTGA